Proteins encoded in a region of the Haloglomus salinum genome:
- a CDS encoding amidohydrolase family protein, translating into MDSLVLHNGTIVTVDEDNRIIKNGTVRVGSDGRITAVEPSSADTTPADADQVIDVDGKVVIPGLIDAHRHTDFTLVQGLFSELQGGELLREAIALYHRAEADLDETFFEAAWRLASLRQLSHGVTTVNAMDFTPELGAETLGEAGLRGVVGPELADLIKPAGPETQLAEAREFIEEYHGAYEGRIAASIAPGGEAGCSGELWEGIADLRTEYPDLRLHTHIYDSPEADTMAAGSGADDPLALLEAHDLLDDRTLLTHVLHAGREEARRIAESGAHVLHCPTIYSYFRAGEQAWFPLPALQEDGVNVAIGLDDPFWFDSWDLLQEAKHARLLANYEYGAQQWTSYELLKTVTINGARALGLADEVGSLEVGKRADIVVLDPKPARHLPFSNVPSVVMNTLTGGDVTTVVVDGEILMHEGTVESMDPESVITAAEDARDRLQDTTGWATSLAGSSSPETSIARRIAARPTLRVLKQYGQGFLSEHLP; encoded by the coding sequence ATGGATTCCCTCGTGCTTCACAACGGAACAATCGTTACCGTCGATGAAGACAACCGTATCATCAAAAATGGGACCGTTCGAGTCGGCAGCGACGGTCGGATTACCGCTGTCGAACCGTCGTCCGCAGACACAACACCGGCAGACGCAGATCAGGTGATCGATGTCGACGGTAAGGTCGTGATCCCGGGCTTGATCGATGCCCATCGCCATACTGATTTTACCCTCGTTCAGGGGCTGTTTAGCGAACTGCAGGGGGGTGAGCTCCTGAGAGAGGCAATCGCCCTGTATCATCGTGCAGAGGCCGACCTCGACGAGACATTTTTCGAGGCCGCCTGGCGACTCGCGTCGCTCCGGCAACTCTCCCACGGCGTGACCACGGTCAACGCGATGGACTTCACTCCCGAACTGGGGGCCGAGACGCTGGGCGAGGCGGGCCTCCGGGGCGTCGTTGGCCCCGAGTTGGCCGACCTCATCAAACCAGCCGGTCCAGAGACACAGCTTGCGGAGGCACGGGAATTCATCGAGGAGTACCACGGGGCCTACGAAGGACGGATTGCGGCGAGTATCGCCCCCGGCGGTGAGGCTGGCTGTTCCGGAGAACTCTGGGAGGGCATCGCTGACCTGCGGACGGAGTATCCGGACCTTCGGCTCCATACGCACATATACGATTCACCGGAGGCCGACACGATGGCGGCCGGAAGCGGCGCGGACGACCCACTCGCGCTTCTGGAGGCCCATGACCTGTTGGACGACCGGACGCTGCTTACACACGTGCTGCACGCAGGACGTGAGGAGGCTCGGCGGATCGCTGAATCGGGCGCACACGTCCTCCACTGTCCAACGATCTATAGCTATTTCCGAGCCGGCGAACAGGCGTGGTTCCCGCTCCCCGCGTTACAGGAGGACGGCGTCAACGTCGCCATTGGGCTTGACGACCCGTTCTGGTTCGACTCTTGGGATCTCCTCCAAGAGGCCAAACACGCCCGGTTGCTGGCGAACTACGAGTACGGTGCCCAGCAGTGGACCTCGTACGAGCTGCTCAAGACAGTGACGATCAACGGGGCACGCGCGCTCGGCCTAGCCGATGAGGTCGGAAGCCTCGAAGTCGGCAAGCGCGCTGACATCGTCGTTCTGGATCCGAAGCCGGCACGACATCTGCCGTTCAGCAACGTCCCATCCGTGGTGATGAACACGCTGACCGGCGGAGACGTTACGACAGTGGTCGTCGACGGCGAGATATTGATGCACGAGGGGACGGTCGAATCGATGGATCCGGAGTCAGTCATCACGGCTGCCGAAGACGCCCGTGATCGACTGCAAGACACGACCGGGTGGGCCACCTCGCTCGCTGGCAGTTCTTCGCCTGAGACATCGATCGCTCGCCGGATTGCCGCTCGGCCGACCCTGCGCGTGCTCAAACAGTACGGGCAGGGATTTCTGTCCGAACACCTGCCGTAA
- a CDS encoding glycerate kinase type-2 family protein yields the protein MIRNREALLESAQDPELAELALDCIAAGIRAADPSHATSERIRLSDGRLRVGDEPYDLSAYDRVLVLGGGKAAAGVARALETTLGNRLSGGVVGVPADGDTAGLDHIEPVTAGHPTPTEGSVEAGERVLTAANEADERTLVLAVVTGGGSACLAAPAGDLSLAVLRDVTDALLAAGADIGETNAVRKHVSALKGGRLARAAAPATVVGLLVSDVVGDDPAVVASGPTAPDPTTHADALDVLDRYAIDAPAVRTHLEAGARGDHPETPDAGDAAFERVTNHVLAGARTAIDAARDHAAAAGYEPLVLSSRVRGEAREAALTGVAVAEEALATGDPVAPPTVVLSGGETTVTVQGSGTGGPNGEYALRAALELADTDAPVALACVDTDGRDGSADAAGALVDPGTIDGRGVARDALARSDSHGYLAERGALVRTGATGTNVNDLRVFVVGRQT from the coding sequence GTGATTCGCAACCGTGAGGCCCTGCTCGAGAGCGCGCAGGACCCCGAACTCGCCGAACTCGCGCTGGACTGCATCGCGGCGGGCATCCGGGCAGCCGATCCCTCTCACGCCACCAGCGAGCGCATCCGGCTGTCGGATGGCCGTCTCCGCGTCGGCGACGAGCCGTACGACCTCTCGGCCTACGACCGCGTCCTCGTCCTCGGCGGCGGGAAGGCCGCGGCCGGGGTCGCCCGCGCCCTCGAGACGACCCTGGGTAACCGGCTCTCCGGTGGCGTCGTCGGTGTCCCAGCCGACGGGGACACGGCCGGCCTCGACCACATCGAACCCGTCACGGCAGGTCACCCCACCCCGACCGAGGGGAGCGTCGAGGCGGGCGAGCGCGTCCTCACCGCCGCGAACGAGGCCGACGAACGAACGCTCGTCCTCGCGGTCGTCACGGGTGGCGGCTCCGCGTGCCTCGCGGCGCCCGCCGGCGACCTTTCGCTCGCGGTCCTCCGCGACGTGACCGACGCACTCCTGGCCGCCGGCGCCGACATCGGCGAGACGAACGCGGTCCGCAAGCACGTCTCGGCGCTGAAGGGCGGCCGCCTCGCCCGCGCCGCTGCGCCCGCCACGGTCGTGGGGCTCCTCGTGAGTGACGTGGTGGGGGACGACCCAGCGGTCGTCGCCAGCGGCCCGACCGCGCCCGACCCGACGACCCACGCGGACGCACTCGACGTGCTGGACCGGTACGCCATCGACGCGCCGGCTGTCCGGACGCACCTGGAGGCCGGCGCACGCGGCGACCATCCCGAGACCCCCGACGCCGGGGACGCGGCGTTCGAGCGCGTGACGAACCACGTCCTCGCCGGGGCACGAACGGCCATCGACGCTGCCCGTGACCACGCGGCAGCGGCCGGATACGAGCCGCTCGTACTCTCCTCGCGTGTGCGCGGGGAGGCACGCGAGGCCGCGCTCACGGGCGTCGCCGTCGCGGAGGAAGCACTGGCGACCGGCGACCCCGTGGCCCCGCCCACGGTCGTGCTCTCAGGTGGCGAGACGACGGTGACGGTACAGGGCAGCGGCACGGGCGGACCGAACGGCGAGTACGCGCTCCGCGCGGCCCTGGAACTGGCTGACACCGACGCGCCGGTCGCGCTCGCGTGCGTGGACACGGACGGGCGGGACGGGAGCGCCGACGCCGCCGGCGCGCTGGTCGACCCCGGAACCATCGACGGCCGGGGGGTCGCCCGGGACGCGCTCGCACGGAGCGACTCCCATGGCTACCTCGCGGAACGCGGGGCACTGGTCCGGACAGGGGCGACGGGGACCAACGTGAACGACCTCCGGGTGTTCGTGGTCGGTCGGCAGACGTGA
- a CDS encoding CinA family protein, producing MREFAADPPVEERIGDALRATDATIAAAESATGGLIGSLLTDVSGSSDYFDRSVVTYSYDAKRDVLAVPREYLDEEGAVSEPVARAMARGVRDTADTTWGVATTGIAGPSGGDDEDPVGTVYIGVAHAGAWGSGQSMTTVERYVFDGDRLAVKEQFARQALRDTLTAIESRRE from the coding sequence ATGCGCGAGTTCGCCGCCGACCCACCGGTCGAGGAGCGCATCGGCGACGCCCTCCGGGCGACCGACGCGACCATCGCCGCTGCCGAGTCCGCGACCGGCGGGCTCATCGGCTCGCTGTTGACCGACGTCTCGGGCTCCAGCGACTACTTCGACCGTTCGGTTGTCACCTACTCCTACGACGCCAAGCGCGACGTTCTCGCGGTCCCACGCGAGTACCTGGACGAGGAAGGAGCCGTCAGCGAACCGGTCGCGCGAGCGATGGCCCGGGGGGTCCGCGACACCGCCGACACCACCTGGGGCGTCGCCACCACCGGCATCGCCGGTCCGTCCGGCGGCGACGACGAGGACCCAGTCGGGACCGTCTACATCGGTGTCGCGCACGCGGGCGCGTGGGGCTCGGGCCAGTCGATGACTACGGTCGAGCGCTACGTTTTCGATGGCGACCGTCTGGCGGTCAAAGAGCAGTTCGCCCGCCAGGCACTCCGAGATACCCTCACAGCCATCGAGTCGCGGCGCGAGTGA
- a CDS encoding amidohydrolase family protein, whose amino-acid sequence MHDTVIHGTTIVPVDGRNRIIENGTIVIEDGELVAVRPAEDDDHELPAETVIDGTRTVAIPGLVDAHRHTDFCLVGGLFADLDPFDALAEAIALYHTDAESLGRSFFEASWRLACLRHLTHGVTTVNAMDGYPAIGARAVGESGLRAIIGLDFSDLVMPASVSDQVAEIRAFIDEYHGSYDGRVQASLAPDGTGACSREAWEATAVLREEYPELLLHTHAFNVPYGAVVARGTHGNDRLGTLDDLGLLDDRTVIAHCTHADTDDVRRIADTGASVVHCASIFSYYRAEQRDWYPVESLRDAGVPIGLGLDDPGWFGSWDLFREASRARLLANYEYGAHQYHSRDLLRMLTIDGARTLGLDDRVGSLEVGKRADVLLLDVDSPTHQPLYNLPAAIVNTVTAGDVETVVVDGEILIHDGEVRSMDVSSVLTTARQEFDRFLQATGWDATLGSSRPPESSLWRRVSPAVIARYARQALRGVGPTLRAKL is encoded by the coding sequence ATGCACGACACGGTCATCCACGGGACGACGATCGTGCCCGTCGACGGCCGGAACCGGATTATTGAGAACGGGACTATCGTCATTGAGGACGGCGAACTGGTCGCCGTGCGGCCGGCCGAAGACGATGACCACGAGCTGCCGGCCGAGACAGTCATCGATGGCACCCGCACCGTGGCGATACCTGGACTTGTCGATGCCCACCGACACACGGATTTTTGTCTCGTCGGCGGGCTGTTCGCAGACTTGGATCCGTTCGACGCACTCGCCGAAGCCATCGCGCTCTACCACACCGACGCTGAGTCGCTCGGTCGGTCGTTCTTTGAGGCGAGTTGGCGGCTGGCCTGTCTCCGGCATCTTACTCACGGCGTGACGACGGTCAACGCGATGGACGGCTACCCCGCCATCGGCGCTCGGGCCGTCGGTGAGAGCGGCCTCCGGGCCATCATCGGGCTCGATTTCAGCGACCTCGTGATGCCGGCGTCGGTCTCCGACCAAGTCGCCGAAATACGGGCCTTCATCGATGAGTATCACGGGAGCTACGACGGGCGGGTTCAGGCGAGTCTCGCCCCTGACGGGACCGGGGCCTGTTCGCGGGAAGCCTGGGAAGCGACGGCCGTCCTCCGTGAGGAGTATCCCGAGTTGCTGCTGCATACTCACGCGTTCAACGTGCCCTACGGTGCTGTCGTCGCTCGCGGCACCCACGGTAATGATCGGCTGGGTACGCTGGACGACCTCGGGCTCCTCGACGACCGGACCGTCATCGCACACTGCACCCACGCCGACACCGACGACGTGCGCCGCATCGCTGATACCGGTGCGAGCGTAGTCCACTGTGCGAGTATCTTTAGTTACTACCGGGCCGAACAACGCGATTGGTACCCCGTTGAATCGTTGCGAGACGCCGGCGTGCCAATTGGACTGGGACTGGACGACCCGGGATGGTTCGGGTCGTGGGATCTATTCCGAGAAGCGAGCCGCGCCCGCCTCCTCGCAAACTACGAATACGGCGCCCACCAGTACCACTCGCGTGATCTCCTCCGCATGCTCACAATCGACGGAGCGCGGACGCTCGGACTTGACGACCGAGTCGGCAGTCTCGAAGTCGGCAAACGAGCAGACGTACTCCTCTTGGACGTGGATTCACCGACCCACCAGCCACTCTACAACCTCCCTGCGGCGATCGTCAACACAGTCACTGCCGGCGACGTCGAAACCGTCGTTGTCGACGGTGAGATACTTATTCATGACGGGGAGGTTCGGTCGATGGATGTGTCAAGCGTATTAACAACTGCTCGCCAGGAGTTCGATCGCTTTCTCCAAGCGACAGGATGGGATGCGACTCTTGGCTCGTCTCGGCCACCGGAATCGAGTCTCTGGCGGCGAGTATCACCAGCCGTCATTGCACGCTACGCACGGCAGGCGCTCCGTGGGGTCGGTCCGACTCTGCGCGCGAAACTGTGA
- a CDS encoding pyridoxal phosphate-dependent aminotransferase, whose protein sequence is MDYERPLFFRVMQYAEAADRDVVDMVSGNPDWAPPEALHDGFREFADLPVEHYQYPPSEGLDELRAAIAAHHGVPTESVFVTNGTGEANHLGTAIGLDEYPGNEVVLTDPVYPYYAGRAELLGADATYVPADEQGRLDPDDVHRAASDETAVIVVNSPNNPTGAVYGRETKRSLVEAAEAHDALLVSDEVYERFDHSGRFCSALEFDSEHRFVTNAFSKSMAITGLRVGYCIAPEHLRPAVRTRHMLTNVTCSRPAQYAVLRALRETPESYYERNRELVTDRIETFTAALDAAGADYVTPEGAFYVLARFEDYPGTLANVERLIDEAGVAGMPGDAFGESRADWLRFALVTPRVEEAAERLREFFA, encoded by the coding sequence ATGGACTACGAGCGGCCACTGTTCTTCCGGGTGATGCAGTACGCGGAGGCCGCCGACCGGGACGTCGTCGACATGGTGAGCGGCAATCCGGACTGGGCACCGCCAGAGGCACTCCACGATGGGTTCCGGGAGTTCGCGGACCTGCCGGTCGAGCACTACCAGTACCCGCCGAGCGAGGGGCTGGACGAACTCCGTGCTGCCATCGCAGCCCACCACGGCGTGCCGACCGAGAGCGTGTTCGTCACGAACGGGACCGGCGAGGCCAACCATCTCGGAACGGCCATCGGCCTCGACGAGTACCCCGGGAACGAGGTGGTGCTGACCGACCCCGTTTACCCGTACTACGCCGGGAGGGCGGAGCTACTGGGTGCCGATGCGACCTACGTGCCGGCCGACGAACAGGGACGCCTCGACCCCGACGATGTCCATCGGGCGGCGAGTGACGAGACGGCCGTCATCGTCGTCAACTCGCCGAACAACCCGACGGGCGCGGTGTACGGGCGCGAGACGAAGCGGTCGCTCGTGGAGGCCGCAGAGGCACACGACGCGCTGCTCGTCAGCGACGAGGTGTACGAGCGGTTCGACCACTCCGGGCGGTTCTGCTCGGCGCTCGAGTTCGACTCCGAGCACCGGTTCGTGACGAACGCGTTCTCGAAGTCGATGGCCATCACGGGCCTGCGAGTCGGCTACTGCATCGCTCCGGAGCACCTGCGGCCGGCGGTCCGCACCCGGCACATGCTGACGAACGTGACCTGCTCGCGCCCGGCGCAGTACGCGGTGCTGCGGGCGCTCCGGGAGACGCCCGAGTCGTACTACGAGCGCAACCGGGAACTCGTGACCGACCGCATCGAGACGTTCACGGCCGCGCTGGACGCAGCTGGGGCTGACTACGTTACGCCCGAGGGCGCCTTCTACGTTCTCGCGAGATTCGAGGACTACCCCGGCACGCTGGCGAACGTCGAGCGGCTCATCGACGAGGCCGGCGTCGCGGGGATGCCGGGGGACGCGTTCGGCGAATCACGTGCCGACTGGCTCCGCTTCGCGCTGGTGACGCCACGGGTCGAGGAAGCGGCCGAGCGGCTCCGCGAGTTCTTCGCCTGA
- a CDS encoding ArsA family ATPase, with protein MSSIDVEAVESVEDSLAVDAPEYVLYGGKGGVGKTTMAAATALASARDGVSTLAVSTDPAHSLSDSLETEIPAEPTRVREDVPLYAAEIDPDAMTSGPFAEGGEGGGMLGGLDALMQDEGLNPFAAGTMPGADEAAAMQLLLQYMDDERFDRVVVDTAPTGHTLRLLELPELMESLTGRLLAFRERLSGMMGSVKGLFGAGADEESLEQGMDDLRVLADRVERLRERLRDPARTDFRVVMVPEEMSVVESEHLLERLRAFEIPVGTVVVNRVMQDLADVTDMEADWFVAPDLENCEFCQRRWEVQREALSRAQDVFRGHDVKRVPLFAEEVRGERMLRVVAACLS; from the coding sequence ATGAGCAGTATCGACGTGGAGGCCGTGGAGTCGGTCGAGGACTCTCTCGCCGTCGACGCACCGGAGTACGTCCTCTACGGCGGGAAGGGCGGTGTCGGCAAGACGACGATGGCGGCCGCCACCGCGCTCGCGTCGGCTCGCGACGGCGTCTCGACGCTCGCCGTCTCGACGGACCCGGCGCACTCCCTGTCGGACTCGCTGGAGACGGAGATCCCGGCGGAGCCGACCCGGGTCCGCGAGGACGTGCCCCTCTACGCCGCCGAGATCGACCCGGACGCGATGACCAGCGGGCCGTTCGCCGAGGGTGGCGAGGGTGGCGGGATGCTCGGCGGCCTGGATGCGCTGATGCAGGACGAGGGACTGAACCCGTTCGCTGCGGGGACGATGCCCGGCGCGGACGAGGCCGCTGCGATGCAGTTGCTCCTGCAGTACATGGACGACGAGCGGTTCGACCGCGTCGTCGTGGATACGGCCCCGACGGGCCACACCCTGCGACTGCTGGAGCTGCCGGAGCTGATGGAGTCGCTGACCGGCCGTCTCCTCGCCTTCCGTGAGCGGCTGTCGGGGATGATGGGCAGCGTCAAGGGCCTGTTCGGTGCCGGCGCGGACGAGGAGTCGCTCGAACAGGGGATGGACGACCTGCGGGTGCTGGCCGACCGCGTCGAGCGGCTCCGCGAGCGCCTGCGCGACCCCGCACGCACCGATTTCCGGGTGGTGATGGTGCCCGAGGAGATGAGCGTCGTCGAGTCCGAACACCTGCTGGAGCGCCTGCGCGCCTTCGAGATTCCTGTCGGCACCGTGGTCGTCAACCGCGTGATGCAGGACCTGGCCGACGTGACCGACATGGAGGCCGACTGGTTCGTCGCGCCCGACCTGGAGAACTGCGAGTTCTGCCAGCGGCGCTGGGAGGTCCAGCGCGAGGCACTCTCGCGGGCCCAGGACGTGTTCCGCGGGCACGACGTGAAGCGCGTCCCGCTGTTCGCCGAGGAGGTCCGGGGCGAGCGGATGCTGCGCGTGGTCGCGGCCTGTCTCTCCTGA
- a CDS encoding FAD:protein FMN transferase has protein sequence MDITDAITATYERLGTARRTFRCCDTEFYVHAAGRGADAAADRARRRTRSLASQLNAFDAESAVARLNREGTVENEHVARLVRRGLAYHERTDGAFDIRQGSVEQRLKSYLRGESESLPETFDAGKVSVDGATVAADSPVDLNGLAKGYIVDRVATELAGFGRAGFVSGGGDMSPPPGPVAIESPYDDDRRLKVLDTDWNVATSGGYRRTRDGTDHVYNPHTERLGAHHESVTVVAERDCLEADALATTLAALPLAEVLDRIDDWPGAEALVVHDGVFHTSTGFEAHVHD, from the coding sequence ATGGATATCACCGACGCCATCACGGCGACGTACGAACGTCTCGGTACGGCAAGGCGGACCTTCCGCTGCTGTGACACCGAGTTCTACGTCCATGCGGCCGGTCGAGGAGCCGACGCCGCCGCGGACCGTGCCCGGCGGAGGACTCGCTCGCTCGCGTCGCAACTGAACGCGTTCGACGCGGAGAGCGCCGTCGCGCGACTCAATCGCGAGGGGACCGTCGAGAACGAGCACGTCGCACGGCTCGTCCGACGCGGACTGGCGTACCACGAGCGGACCGACGGCGCGTTCGACATCCGGCAGGGCAGCGTCGAGCAGCGGCTGAAGTCCTATCTCCGCGGCGAAAGCGAGTCGCTTCCGGAGACGTTCGACGCAGGCAAGGTATCCGTCGACGGCGCGACGGTAGCGGCCGACAGTCCGGTCGACCTCAACGGCCTTGCCAAGGGCTACATCGTCGACCGCGTCGCCACCGAACTGGCTGGGTTCGGTCGAGCAGGGTTCGTGAGCGGCGGCGGCGATATGTCGCCACCACCGGGTCCGGTCGCTATCGAGAGTCCGTACGACGACGACCGTCGACTGAAGGTCCTCGACACGGACTGGAACGTCGCGACCTCCGGCGGCTATCGCCGGACGCGCGACGGGACCGACCACGTCTACAATCCGCACACGGAGCGGCTGGGCGCACACCACGAATCAGTGACGGTCGTCGCCGAGCGGGACTGTCTGGAGGCCGACGCACTCGCCACGACGCTCGCTGCGCTTCCCCTTGCGGAGGTTCTCGACCGCATCGATGACTGGCCCGGGGCCGAGGCGCTCGTCGTCCACGATGGGGTCTTCCATACCTCGACAGGATTCGAAGCCCATGTCCACGACTAG
- a CDS encoding amidohydrolase family protein, whose translation MTVNDDQDLYEHGTVLVNDGEIIDVRPSKPEDGKLDAEVVIDGTGKLVMPGLVNTHTHVELSPTMAGHSDLGDFELWGYNAPLLTGMGKEELDYLAEAGAELAALNFLKSGITTVNTMDTRPSICAESFGEAGLRGFFGNWISDLFWDTPVDEQFERTREFIENYHESYDGRIQATICPHCDWACTRELWEQASEFADEYPDINVHTHLLELDLSNTIARSNGADDSLDLLEETDILDERLIAAHFRNADEADIQRTAEAGASVAHCPSIFSYWNADPDMQWTPVPDIRDAGIDVGLGIDDHYWHDSYDLLGEARQARLRARTEWGGGQFTSEELVRMLTREGAQALNVGDEIGSIEAGKRADMIVLNFASPKFAPGNNVFAHVANQATRADVETVIVDGNVLMRDGVVKTMDPDAVINRVEAAMEQLESETEWSFEMDGTETPSTVSTFRDAPKRGPTRLFAKAVLQSAKDKL comes from the coding sequence ATGACTGTCAACGACGACCAGGACCTCTACGAGCACGGGACCGTCCTCGTCAACGACGGGGAAATCATTGACGTGCGTCCGTCGAAGCCTGAAGACGGGAAGTTGGATGCTGAGGTCGTCATCGATGGAACGGGGAAACTGGTCATGCCAGGCCTCGTCAATACCCACACCCATGTCGAACTGTCCCCGACGATGGCGGGTCACAGCGACCTTGGCGACTTCGAACTCTGGGGATATAATGCGCCACTCCTCACGGGCATGGGCAAGGAAGAACTCGATTATCTCGCCGAGGCTGGAGCCGAGCTCGCCGCACTGAATTTTCTCAAAAGTGGAATCACGACAGTCAATACGATGGACACTCGGCCCAGTATTTGTGCCGAGAGCTTCGGTGAAGCCGGTCTTCGCGGCTTCTTCGGGAACTGGATAAGCGATCTCTTCTGGGACACTCCCGTCGACGAACAGTTCGAGCGCACACGCGAGTTCATCGAAAACTACCACGAGTCCTACGATGGGCGGATTCAGGCGACGATCTGCCCCCATTGCGACTGGGCGTGCACACGCGAATTGTGGGAGCAAGCCTCGGAGTTCGCCGACGAATACCCAGATATCAACGTCCACACGCACCTGCTCGAACTCGATCTGAGTAACACGATCGCCCGGTCGAACGGAGCCGACGACTCGCTGGACCTGCTGGAGGAGACGGATATACTGGACGAGAGACTGATTGCGGCCCACTTCCGGAACGCGGACGAAGCAGATATCCAACGGACGGCAGAAGCAGGTGCCTCGGTCGCACACTGCCCATCTATCTTCAGTTACTGGAACGCCGATCCAGACATGCAGTGGACGCCAGTCCCCGATATCCGGGACGCCGGCATCGACGTGGGACTGGGCATCGACGACCACTACTGGCACGACTCCTACGACCTGTTGGGGGAAGCCAGGCAGGCTCGACTCCGGGCGAGAACTGAATGGGGTGGTGGCCAGTTTACCTCCGAAGAGCTGGTCCGGATGCTCACCCGTGAGGGGGCCCAGGCACTCAACGTCGGTGACGAGATCGGCAGTATCGAGGCAGGGAAACGAGCAGATATGATCGTCCTCAACTTCGCTTCCCCGAAGTTCGCCCCGGGTAACAACGTCTTCGCCCACGTGGCTAACCAAGCGACCCGGGCCGACGTGGAGACAGTAATCGTCGATGGGAACGTCCTCATGCGTGACGGTGTGGTGAAGACGATGGATCCGGACGCTGTCATTAACCGTGTCGAAGCGGCGATGGAGCAGCTCGAGTCCGAGACCGAGTGGTCTTTCGAGATGGATGGAACTGAGACCCCCAGCACGGTCTCGACGTTCCGGGACGCACCAAAGCGCGGGCCCACCCGCTTGTTTGCGAAAGCCGTCCTTCAGTCAGCCAAGGATAAATTGTGA
- a CDS encoding helix-turn-helix domain-containing protein, with translation MKEFGDRERVTMKHIQLETRIDSTFLPELYSAATESSEIRELRVIDWNLAADDRGTLLYAIDGDSVVFDEGASKTEGIDNCSFACTDETISYALVSARPAAMPFLSTFIAVIARAGLVVRKPLVYRDKRSYARVVGEPAPLQEAIDDTPTGIKVEIQQIGQYPSRAENPWMGLSDRQQETIKTALQLGYYKQPREATHAEIAAEMGCAPNTVTIHLQRGEAKIIQSVEKRLRDTARSEPSI, from the coding sequence GTGAAAGAGTTTGGCGACAGGGAGCGAGTGACGATGAAACACATTCAACTCGAAACTCGAATCGACTCTACGTTTCTCCCGGAACTATACTCGGCTGCTACCGAATCATCCGAAATTAGAGAGCTCCGCGTCATCGACTGGAATTTGGCAGCCGATGACAGAGGGACATTGCTTTACGCTATCGATGGGGATAGTGTCGTCTTCGATGAAGGTGCCAGCAAAACCGAGGGTATCGACAATTGTAGTTTTGCGTGCACAGATGAAACGATTTCGTACGCACTCGTCAGCGCTCGGCCTGCCGCAATGCCGTTTCTCAGTACGTTTATCGCAGTGATTGCGCGTGCGGGGTTGGTTGTACGAAAACCCCTCGTGTACCGAGACAAGCGATCCTACGCTCGCGTAGTCGGTGAACCTGCGCCGCTACAAGAAGCGATCGACGACACCCCCACGGGTATCAAGGTCGAAATCCAGCAGATCGGCCAGTATCCGTCAAGAGCGGAGAACCCATGGATGGGGTTGAGCGACCGACAGCAGGAGACAATCAAAACGGCGCTACAGCTGGGATACTACAAACAACCACGGGAGGCGACACACGCCGAAATCGCTGCTGAGATGGGATGTGCGCCGAACACTGTGACGATCCATCTTCAAAGAGGAGAGGCAAAGATCATCCAATCTGTGGAGAAGCGGCTACGAGATACCGCTCGGTCGGAGCCGTCCATTTAA
- a CDS encoding winged helix-turn-helix transcriptional regulator — protein MSEGELELESRRAIYQHVVANPGIHFRGLLDALDYAQGTVQYHLRWLEDHDLVRESEDGKFTRYYSTESFDEADEAIMNALRREYARRIVAHLAMDGPLSTAELSERLGKSPSTVSWHLSKLADADLVTKERQGRRVAYELTDPDRVRYLYTVHRRSFTDRVVDRLFDLWDSY, from the coding sequence ATGAGCGAGGGCGAACTGGAACTGGAGTCGCGGCGGGCCATCTACCAGCACGTCGTCGCGAACCCGGGCATCCACTTCCGCGGGCTGCTCGACGCGCTCGACTACGCGCAGGGGACCGTCCAGTACCACCTTCGCTGGCTCGAGGACCACGACCTCGTCCGGGAGTCGGAGGACGGGAAGTTCACGCGCTACTACTCGACCGAGTCGTTCGACGAGGCCGACGAGGCCATCATGAACGCACTCCGGCGGGAGTACGCACGGCGCATCGTCGCCCACCTCGCGATGGACGGGCCGCTCTCGACCGCCGAGTTGAGCGAGCGGCTCGGGAAGTCGCCGTCGACCGTCTCGTGGCACCTCTCGAAGCTCGCCGACGCGGACCTGGTCACGAAGGAGCGACAGGGGCGCCGCGTGGCGTACGAACTGACCGACCCGGACCGCGTCAGGTACCTCTACACGGTCCACCGGAGGTCGTTCACCGACCGGGTCGTCGACCGGCTGTTCGACCTCTGGGACAGCTACTGA